From Echinicola soli, a single genomic window includes:
- a CDS encoding MauE/DoxX family redox-associated membrane protein, with amino-acid sequence MAAILYLSLWTFTGMEKLMDYDTYLGEIRNQVFPLAWAERLAPTVLIVELLLAVLLLYKKTRKTALLLSTLLMTAFTTYIGLVWMGAFPRVPFSCAGFLETMGWTGHFLFNTGFVILGIMGLMGPQKTT; translated from the coding sequence ATGGCAGCAATCCTTTACCTGTCCCTTTGGACATTTACAGGTATGGAAAAGCTTATGGATTACGATACCTACCTTGGAGAAATCAGGAACCAGGTTTTTCCCCTGGCATGGGCAGAACGGCTTGCTCCGACTGTCCTGATAGTGGAATTGCTATTGGCTGTACTACTTTTATACAAGAAAACCAGGAAAACGGCCCTGTTGCTTTCCACACTGTTGATGACCGCTTTTACTACCTATATCGGCCTTGTCTGGATGGGTGCATTTCCAAGGGTCCCCTTCTCGTGTGCGGGATTTCTGGAGACCATGGGCTGGACTGGTCATTTTCTATTCAACACGGGCTTTGTCATATTGGGAATAATGGGCCTGATGGGGCCACAAAAAACAACATAG
- a CDS encoding DUF6520 family protein yields MKKLLKNMPLMAFVLAAASALAFNLPAEEVQGTKEALIDPSNNEWTDITGQMQGIHYNCDEEVETDCTRELDQFGEELPDTRVEGEYQPL; encoded by the coding sequence ATGAAAAAACTATTGAAAAATATGCCGCTGATGGCTTTTGTGCTGGCAGCTGCCAGTGCCCTGGCCTTTAACCTTCCCGCTGAAGAAGTCCAAGGGACCAAAGAGGCGTTAATAGATCCATCCAATAACGAGTGGACAGACATCACTGGGCAAATGCAGGGTATCCACTACAATTGTGACGAGGAAGTGGAAACGGACTGTACCCGTGAACTGGATCAGTTCGGTGAAGAGCTCCCCGATACCCGTGTGGAAGGTGAATACCAACCACTTTAG